A single Curtobacterium sp. MCJR17_020 DNA region contains:
- a CDS encoding BLUF domain-containing protein: protein MRSLVYTSTQTRPITDSELAQILAVGREKNTRLGVTGMLAHRDDNCIGIIEGDDDVVAERFDQVRADPRHTNVRVLLNEPIRHRSFPDWSMAFQPLDPLLHDVPGFSDLFTANRPNDSTFGASRARALLDWFRKHPLAPLTNQDAADEEIPRTRILNAAITAVHAGGASRFTLEDVAERAGMTVPEVLGLFPSQHAVLAATVMRWTRAVSAPLLPLAAEKGTIAFLHALLAAHAEEPALMRLIASTLATSTDPSTDGADYYRSAYLQFRETVRTALAEDVRAGREPATMDPIRGAQQLLALYDGIRLQALLTPDTDVVDAFDRAASRMRRGWTEHYERPAYWDLPTIPSA from the coding sequence ATGCGATCGCTCGTCTACACCAGCACGCAGACCCGACCGATCACGGACTCGGAACTCGCGCAGATCCTCGCCGTCGGCCGGGAGAAGAACACCCGCCTCGGTGTCACCGGGATGCTCGCACATCGCGACGACAACTGCATCGGCATCATCGAGGGCGACGACGACGTCGTCGCTGAACGCTTCGATCAGGTCCGAGCCGATCCCCGCCACACCAACGTCCGAGTGCTCCTCAACGAGCCGATCCGACACCGGTCCTTCCCGGACTGGTCGATGGCGTTCCAGCCGCTCGACCCGTTGCTGCACGACGTGCCGGGGTTCAGCGACCTCTTCACCGCCAACCGCCCCAACGACTCCACCTTCGGTGCGTCCCGCGCGCGTGCTCTGCTCGACTGGTTCCGGAAGCACCCGCTCGCTCCCTTGACGAACCAGGACGCGGCCGACGAGGAGATCCCCCGAACCCGGATCCTGAACGCCGCGATCACCGCTGTCCACGCCGGTGGCGCGTCCCGGTTCACCCTCGAGGACGTCGCAGAACGCGCGGGGATGACCGTCCCCGAGGTCCTGGGGCTCTTCCCGTCGCAGCACGCCGTGCTCGCCGCGACCGTGATGCGGTGGACCCGAGCAGTCTCCGCTCCCCTGCTCCCCCTCGCCGCCGAGAAGGGCACGATCGCGTTCCTGCACGCGCTCCTCGCCGCCCATGCCGAGGAACCAGCCCTGATGCGCCTGATCGCGTCCACACTCGCCACGTCGACCGACCCGTCGACCGACGGAGCGGACTACTACCGGTCCGCCTACCTCCAGTTCCGTGAGACCGTGCGCACCGCCCTCGCCGAAGACGTCCGTGCCGGGCGGGAACCCGCCACGATGGATCCGATCCGCGGTGCACAGCAGCTCCTCGCCCTCTACGACGGCATCCGTCTGCAGGCGCTCCTCACACCGGACACCGACGTCGTCGACGCCTTCGACCGCGCCGCGTCGCGCATGCGACGGGGCTGGACCGAACACTACGAACGACCCGCCTACTGGGACCTGCCCACGATCCCCAGCGCCTGA
- a CDS encoding PRC and DUF2382 domain-containing protein, which produces MIDSSSINDLTGADVYGSDDAKIGTVGQVYVDNDTQAPTWVTVRTGLFGTSESFAPLNDATFEAGAVHVAYEKSFVKDAPRVDADGALSADEEQSLYSFYGNPSSASADAGLYDQDADRSTDSADVQGHDTSGPTTDDAMTRSEERLHVGTERIESGRARLRKHIVTEQVTKTVPVSHEEVTLSREPITDATADDALSGPALSEEEHEVVLTEERVVTAKETVPVERVRLGTETIAGEQEVTEDVAHEEIVLDDTAVTDETIADRDARS; this is translated from the coding sequence ATGATCGACAGCAGCAGCATCAACGACCTCACGGGCGCCGACGTCTACGGGAGCGACGACGCCAAGATCGGCACGGTCGGCCAGGTCTACGTCGACAACGACACCCAGGCTCCGACCTGGGTGACGGTGCGGACCGGGCTCTTCGGCACCTCGGAGTCGTTCGCACCCTTGAACGACGCGACGTTCGAAGCCGGCGCCGTCCACGTCGCCTACGAGAAGTCCTTCGTGAAGGACGCCCCGCGGGTCGACGCCGACGGGGCGCTCAGCGCGGACGAGGAGCAGTCGCTCTACTCCTTCTACGGCAACCCGTCGAGCGCGTCGGCGGATGCGGGTCTGTACGACCAGGACGCCGACCGGAGCACGGACTCCGCCGACGTCCAGGGGCACGACACGTCCGGTCCGACGACGGACGACGCCATGACCCGCTCCGAGGAGCGGCTGCACGTGGGTACCGAGCGGATCGAGTCCGGCCGTGCCCGTCTGCGCAAGCACATCGTCACCGAGCAGGTCACCAAGACCGTGCCCGTCAGCCACGAGGAGGTCACCCTCAGCCGGGAGCCGATCACCGACGCGACCGCCGACGATGCCTTGTCGGGGCCCGCACTGAGTGAAGAAGAACACGAGGTCGTGCTCACCGAGGAGCGCGTCGTCACCGCCAAGGAGACGGTCCCGGTCGAGCGCGTCCGGCTCGGCACCGAGACCATCGCCGGCGAGCAGGAGGTCACCGAGGACGTTGCGCACGAGGAGATCGTCCTCGACGACACCGCCGTGACCGACGAGACCATCGCGGACCGCGACGCCCGTTCCTGA
- a CDS encoding signal peptidase I gives MRPSVWGRFAVVLGARGILAAVLGLVFWAVAPMVLGWHTTTVMTGSMEPSLHPGDVVVSKTVTAGELRKGQVLLFADPDHVGTLRLHRFDSLNSDGTLTTKGDANPSADSTHISRSAVTGVGYLRVPLIGTPVLWAADHRTGPLVALGSALVLVAGLAVLPAVADPSRTTGASRRGPRHRQQDHRPWAVGALLVTSVCTVAALAVPAPAAAAAFAATATAPSTMATVAATPATALTCTSNTNGSVTIGWTYDGVAPERFTTVIDGAASSDTSAGTARSTTISSSDLFSFRTSSVTVRADVTSTWTTTSASSVRISTVRFLGLGRTSCA, from the coding sequence ATGCGTCCGTCCGTGTGGGGTCGGTTCGCCGTGGTGCTCGGCGCCCGGGGGATCCTGGCTGCCGTCCTCGGTCTCGTGTTCTGGGCTGTCGCTCCGATGGTCCTCGGCTGGCACACCACCACGGTGATGACCGGCTCCATGGAGCCGTCCCTGCACCCGGGTGACGTCGTGGTGAGCAAGACGGTCACCGCGGGAGAGCTCCGGAAGGGACAGGTGTTGCTCTTCGCCGACCCCGACCACGTCGGCACCCTCCGGCTGCACCGGTTCGACTCCCTCAACAGCGACGGGACCCTCACCACGAAGGGCGACGCGAACCCCTCCGCCGACTCCACACACATCTCCCGGTCCGCGGTCACGGGCGTCGGGTACCTCCGTGTCCCACTCATCGGCACACCCGTCCTCTGGGCTGCGGACCATCGAACGGGCCCGCTCGTCGCCCTCGGTTCGGCCCTCGTCCTCGTCGCTGGACTCGCCGTCCTGCCCGCCGTCGCAGATCCGAGCAGGACGACAGGGGCGTCCCGACGTGGGCCCCGGCATCGTCAGCAGGACCACCGGCCGTGGGCGGTGGGGGCTCTCCTCGTCACTTCTGTCTGCACCGTCGCGGCGCTGGCGGTACCTGCTCCGGCGGCCGCCGCGGCCTTCGCCGCCACCGCCACCGCACCCAGCACGATGGCGACCGTGGCCGCGACCCCGGCCACTGCGCTGACGTGCACGTCGAACACGAACGGGTCGGTCACCATCGGGTGGACCTACGACGGGGTGGCACCCGAGCGGTTCACCACGGTCATCGACGGCGCCGCGAGCAGCGACACCAGCGCCGGCACCGCCCGATCCACCACGATCAGCTCCTCGGACCTCTTCTCGTTCCGCACCTCCAGTGTCACCGTCCGCGCCGACGTCACCTCGACGTGGACGACGACCTCCGCCAGCAGCGTCCGCATCAGCACCGTCCGCTTCCTCGGACTCGGCCGCACCAGTTGTGCCTGA
- a CDS encoding glycosyltransferase, with product MTAIVSGASAVTSETDTPSIDETTARHRGGESDWRPPHRCSVRRHVDEGWVASARIREGVLVLTSGRSDPNVLRAALTEEFGEPVVLRAVDEAEVRQRIMWELDDEVADLAAHDLARTIPAMSARTVLSRGQQVGGGIALLAFAGCLVIAPGTTAAIVTAVLSLGFLAGIVFKFWVSMVGARFDLVEQVSAADVAALDDTTLPTYTVLVPVFREANIVGDLVRNLEVLDWPKDRLEVLVLVEAEDHETRQAVLDADPPAWMRIVIVPPGAPQTKPRACNVGLAIARGEYVVIYDAEDRPDPDQLKKVFTTFERAGTDTVCVQAALSYFNADENALTRMFTLEYSYWFDYMLAGLDARNLPIPLGGTSNHFRTELLRELGGWDPYNVTEDADLGIRASAVGYRVSVVNSTTMEEANTSIPNFVRQRSRWIKGYMQTALVHARRPRALVREIGLRRAAAFALLIAGTPLTFLGMLPGIAVTIATLVLPTAWTASVFPAPVLWLCVLDFLLGNATMIYLTMMGPYKRARFDLMLWALLNPAYWVLHSVAAYKGLWQLITRPHYWEKTEHGLTKTSSV from the coding sequence ATGACCGCCATCGTGTCCGGTGCGTCCGCCGTCACCAGCGAGACCGACACCCCGTCGATCGACGAGACGACCGCCCGGCACCGCGGCGGCGAGTCCGACTGGCGCCCGCCGCACCGGTGCTCGGTCCGCCGGCACGTCGACGAGGGCTGGGTCGCCTCCGCACGGATCCGCGAGGGTGTCCTCGTCCTGACCAGCGGCCGGTCGGACCCGAATGTGCTCCGGGCCGCCTTGACCGAGGAGTTCGGCGAGCCGGTCGTGCTCCGGGCGGTCGATGAGGCCGAGGTCCGCCAGCGCATCATGTGGGAGCTGGACGACGAGGTCGCCGACCTCGCCGCACACGACCTCGCCCGCACGATCCCGGCCATGTCCGCCCGCACGGTGCTGTCCCGCGGTCAACAGGTCGGCGGCGGCATCGCCCTGCTCGCGTTCGCCGGCTGCCTGGTGATCGCTCCGGGCACGACCGCCGCCATCGTCACCGCGGTGCTCTCGCTCGGGTTCCTGGCCGGCATCGTCTTCAAGTTCTGGGTCTCCATGGTCGGCGCCCGCTTCGACCTCGTCGAGCAGGTCTCAGCGGCCGACGTCGCCGCGCTCGACGACACCACGCTGCCGACGTACACCGTCCTGGTCCCGGTGTTCCGCGAGGCGAACATCGTCGGCGACCTCGTCCGCAACCTCGAGGTCCTCGACTGGCCGAAGGACCGCCTCGAGGTCCTGGTCCTCGTCGAGGCCGAGGACCACGAGACACGCCAGGCCGTCCTCGACGCTGATCCACCGGCCTGGATGCGGATCGTCATCGTCCCTCCCGGTGCGCCGCAGACCAAGCCGCGCGCCTGCAACGTCGGCCTCGCGATCGCCCGCGGCGAGTACGTGGTCATCTACGACGCCGAGGACCGCCCCGACCCCGACCAGCTCAAGAAGGTGTTCACCACGTTCGAGCGGGCCGGCACCGACACGGTGTGCGTCCAGGCCGCTCTGAGCTACTTCAACGCCGACGAGAACGCCCTGACGCGCATGTTCACGCTGGAGTACTCGTACTGGTTCGACTACATGCTCGCCGGCCTCGACGCCCGGAACCTGCCGATCCCGCTGGGCGGGACCTCGAACCACTTCCGCACCGAGCTCCTGCGTGAGCTCGGTGGCTGGGACCCCTACAACGTCACCGAAGACGCCGACCTGGGCATCCGTGCGTCCGCGGTCGGGTACCGCGTCTCCGTCGTCAACTCGACCACGATGGAGGAGGCGAACACCTCGATCCCGAACTTCGTCCGGCAGCGGTCGCGGTGGATCAAGGGGTACATGCAGACCGCCCTCGTCCACGCCCGGCGCCCCCGTGCGCTCGTGCGGGAGATCGGGCTGCGCCGGGCTGCTGCGTTCGCGCTGCTCATCGCCGGGACACCGTTGACGTTCCTCGGCATGCTGCCCGGCATCGCGGTGACGATCGCCACGCTCGTGCTGCCCACGGCGTGGACGGCCTCGGTGTTCCCCGCCCCGGTGCTCTGGCTGTGCGTGCTCGACTTCCTGCTCGGCAACGCCACGATGATCTACCTGACCATGATGGGGCCGTACAAACGCGCTCGGTTCGACCTGATGCTCTGGGCGTTGCTGAACCCCGCGTACTGGGTGCTGCACTCGGTCGCCGCCTACAAGGGCCTGTGGCAGCTCATCACCCGACCCCACTACTGGGAGAAGACGGAGCACGGTCTCACCAAGACGTCATCCGTGTGA
- a CDS encoding SpoIIE family protein phosphatase: MSRPTSILESPLARQAPLSALLALGAVLSITVPSLQVTDDGLFVASLAVTGLATVVAAVALALPHSVGLVPALLVLDFVAIALFRTSTGAGASVFTSLAVLPVVWCGSLRGRLTVVYAALGVTLVIMAPYFLTPTNVPGASELVRLGVTVIVFGTVAAVVQELSRRARRNVRAARLGEERVRAEIDRAAAVQRSLLPAPTDHLGTDVAVAGACLPAKSVGGDFFDWYETNTGIAVSLGDVMGKGVGAGLIAAAVRATVRSARTVDDPSEALLRAADGLAAEASATDVTFTTLFHARISTDGTFRWADAGHGLSLVLRSDGTVDRLRSSDLPLGMGLRDEWATTEGFLDTGDLLISFSDGVLDLFGGREDTVDAVADLARACGSEPTALVAALSARADEVAHDDDVTVIAIRRAPVPADTSALPAHPARRERT; this comes from the coding sequence ATGTCTCGCCCAACCAGCATCCTCGAGAGCCCCCTCGCCCGGCAGGCTCCCCTGAGTGCGCTGTTGGCGCTCGGCGCGGTCCTGAGCATCACGGTGCCGTCGCTCCAGGTGACGGACGACGGCCTGTTCGTCGCGAGCCTCGCGGTCACCGGTCTCGCGACGGTCGTGGCTGCGGTGGCACTGGCGCTCCCGCACTCCGTCGGACTCGTGCCGGCGTTGCTGGTGCTCGACTTCGTGGCGATCGCGCTGTTCCGGACGAGCACGGGCGCAGGCGCCTCCGTCTTCACCTCGCTCGCCGTCCTGCCGGTCGTCTGGTGCGGGTCCCTCCGTGGGCGCCTGACCGTGGTGTACGCGGCGCTGGGCGTGACGCTCGTGATCATGGCGCCCTACTTCCTGACGCCGACGAACGTGCCCGGCGCGAGCGAGCTGGTCCGTCTCGGCGTGACCGTGATCGTGTTCGGGACGGTCGCGGCGGTCGTGCAGGAACTCTCACGGCGAGCGCGGCGCAACGTGCGCGCTGCCCGGCTGGGCGAGGAACGCGTCCGCGCGGAGATCGACCGCGCCGCCGCCGTCCAGCGGTCGCTGCTCCCCGCGCCGACCGACCACCTGGGCACCGACGTCGCGGTGGCGGGCGCCTGCCTGCCGGCGAAGTCGGTCGGTGGTGACTTCTTCGACTGGTACGAGACGAACACCGGGATCGCCGTCAGCCTCGGTGACGTGATGGGCAAGGGCGTGGGGGCGGGGCTCATCGCAGCGGCCGTGCGGGCCACGGTCCGCAGTGCCCGCACCGTCGACGACCCGTCCGAGGCCCTCCTCCGCGCAGCCGACGGGCTGGCCGCCGAGGCCAGCGCGACCGACGTGACGTTCACCACGCTGTTCCACGCGCGCATCTCGACCGACGGCACCTTCCGGTGGGCGGACGCGGGCCACGGATTGAGCCTGGTGCTCCGGTCGGACGGCACCGTGGACCGGCTCCGGTCGAGCGACCTCCCGCTCGGGATGGGGCTCCGCGACGAGTGGGCGACGACCGAGGGGTTCCTCGACACCGGCGACCTGCTCATCTCGTTCAGTGACGGCGTGCTCGACCTGTTCGGCGGGCGTGAGGACACCGTCGACGCCGTGGCCGATCTCGCACGGGCCTGCGGCTCCGAACCCACGGCGCTGGTGGCGGCGCTGTCCGCGCGGGCGGACGAGGTCGCGCACGACGACGACGTGACGGTGATCGCGATCCGACGAGCACCGGTTCCGGCTGACACCTCCGCGCTGCCCGCGCACCCAGCACGCCGAGAGCGCACGTGA
- the glgX gene encoding glycogen debranching protein GlgX: MTTSARTPLGVTLVDGGANVALFSSTAERVEFCTFDDDGNEHRTELQHRTGYTFHDIVPGVAVGTRYGFRVHGAWDPAKGLRHNGAKLLLDPYATAVDGSYEWGQALFGHDMNDPETRDDTDSAAAMPKSVVADRSFDWGDDVRPSTSLADTVFYEVHVKGFTKQHPDVPEAIRGTYAGMAHPAAIQHLVDLGVTAVELLPTHQFVQDSTLADKGLRNYWGYNSIGFFAPHDEYSSSGTAGEQVAEFKEMVKALHAAGLEVIMDVVYNHTAEGNHMGPTLSFKGIDNESYYRLVEGDEANYFDTTGTGNSLNVGHPAALGLIMDSLRYWVEEMHVDGFRFDLATTLTRQDGEAEKHSAFLDIVHQDPVLRRVKMIAEPWDTAGYQVGGFPADWSEWNGKYRDDLRAFWRGDEGALGDAVQRVLGSPDVYEGSRRSPLCSVDFVTAHDGFTLADLTSYAEKHNEANGEDNNDGESDNASFNGGVEGPTDDAGVNAYRDRQRRNFLGTLLLSAGVPMILGGDEIARSQGGNNNAYCQDDEISWFDWEAADRDLLAFTTAAIAFRAQHRSLRPEWYRTAPGDSESTVSVLRADNAGFEDGDWADGGNRAVMLVLEQGDDTVAILLNASDTTVEFTLPAKPGGGDWQLGLSSDPEQQVAGDAATVLVRDASFSALH; encoded by the coding sequence ATGACCACTTCTGCCCGCACCCCGCTCGGCGTCACGCTCGTCGACGGCGGCGCCAACGTCGCACTCTTCTCCAGCACCGCGGAGCGCGTCGAGTTCTGCACGTTCGACGACGACGGGAACGAACACCGCACCGAGCTGCAGCACCGCACCGGCTACACCTTCCACGACATCGTCCCCGGCGTCGCCGTCGGCACTCGCTACGGCTTCCGCGTGCACGGCGCGTGGGACCCGGCCAAGGGCCTGCGCCACAACGGCGCCAAGCTCCTGCTCGACCCGTACGCCACAGCGGTCGACGGCTCGTACGAGTGGGGCCAGGCCCTGTTCGGCCACGACATGAACGACCCCGAGACCCGCGACGACACCGACTCCGCCGCCGCGATGCCGAAGTCGGTCGTCGCCGACCGCTCGTTCGACTGGGGCGACGACGTCCGTCCCTCGACCAGCCTGGCCGACACCGTCTTCTACGAGGTCCACGTCAAGGGCTTCACGAAGCAGCACCCGGACGTCCCCGAGGCGATCCGCGGCACCTACGCCGGCATGGCGCACCCGGCGGCGATCCAGCACCTGGTCGATCTCGGCGTCACGGCCGTCGAGCTGCTCCCCACGCACCAGTTCGTCCAGGACTCGACCCTTGCCGACAAGGGGCTCCGCAACTACTGGGGTTACAACTCCATCGGGTTCTTCGCACCTCACGACGAGTACTCGTCCAGTGGCACCGCCGGCGAGCAGGTCGCCGAGTTCAAGGAGATGGTCAAGGCCCTGCACGCCGCGGGGCTCGAGGTCATCATGGACGTCGTCTACAACCACACCGCCGAGGGCAACCACATGGGCCCGACGTTGTCGTTCAAGGGCATCGACAACGAGTCGTACTACCGCCTCGTCGAGGGTGACGAGGCCAACTACTTCGACACCACCGGTACCGGCAACTCGCTCAACGTCGGCCATCCGGCGGCGCTCGGGCTCATCATGGACTCGCTGCGCTACTGGGTCGAGGAGATGCACGTCGACGGCTTCCGCTTCGACCTGGCGACGACGCTGACGCGACAGGACGGCGAGGCCGAGAAGCATTCAGCGTTCCTCGACATCGTCCACCAGGACCCGGTGCTCCGTCGGGTCAAGATGATCGCCGAGCCGTGGGACACCGCGGGGTACCAGGTCGGCGGGTTCCCGGCCGACTGGTCCGAGTGGAACGGCAAGTACCGCGACGACCTCCGTGCCTTCTGGCGCGGCGACGAAGGGGCGCTCGGTGACGCCGTCCAGCGGGTCCTCGGCAGCCCGGACGTCTACGAGGGGTCCCGCCGCTCGCCGCTGTGCTCGGTCGACTTCGTCACGGCACACGACGGCTTCACCCTGGCGGACCTGACCTCGTACGCCGAGAAGCACAACGAGGCGAACGGCGAGGACAACAACGACGGCGAGAGCGACAACGCCTCGTTCAACGGCGGCGTCGAGGGGCCCACGGACGACGCCGGCGTCAACGCGTACCGCGACCGGCAGCGCCGGAACTTCCTCGGCACCCTGCTGCTGTCGGCCGGTGTGCCGATGATCCTCGGCGGCGACGAGATCGCTCGGTCCCAGGGCGGCAACAACAACGCCTACTGCCAGGACGACGAGATCTCGTGGTTCGACTGGGAAGCGGCCGACCGGGACCTGCTCGCGTTCACGACCGCGGCCATCGCGTTCCGGGCGCAGCACCGTTCCCTGCGTCCGGAGTGGTACCGCACGGCACCCGGTGACTCTGAATCGACCGTCTCGGTGCTCCGCGCCGACAACGCCGGCTTCGAGGACGGGGACTGGGCAGACGGCGGCAACCGGGCGGTGATGCTCGTCCTCGAACAGGGCGACGACACCGTCGCCATCCTGCTCAACGCCTCGGACACGACCGTCGAGTTCACGCTGCCCGCGAAGCCGGGTGGCGGCGACTGGCAGCTCGGGTTGTCCAGCGACCCGGAGCAGCAGGTCGCGGGTGACGCGGCGACTGTACTCGTGCGCGACGCGTCCTTCTCCGCGCTGCACTGA
- a CDS encoding YsnF/AvaK domain-containing protein — protein sequence MTSRHAPRDAPGGDDRTDQFDVVRREERLVIGTERHAIERVRLERVIVTEQRTITVDVSHEEIRLVREPIGGAVPVSAGTTDTVHEPIVVVLREEQITVSTAVVPVERVTLTTHTVTEGHRVEAGLRREEIDIVTSHRRAGGAPLP from the coding sequence ATGACCTCTCGCCACGCACCGCGCGACGCTCCGGGTGGTGACGACCGGACGGACCAGTTCGACGTGGTCCGACGCGAAGAGCGACTCGTCATCGGCACCGAACGCCACGCCATCGAACGGGTCCGGCTCGAGCGGGTCATCGTCACCGAGCAGCGGACCATCACAGTGGACGTCAGTCACGAGGAGATCCGACTCGTCCGTGAGCCGATCGGCGGCGCGGTACCGGTGTCGGCCGGCACCACGGACACCGTCCACGAACCGATCGTCGTGGTCCTCCGCGAGGAACAGATCACGGTCTCGACAGCAGTCGTCCCGGTCGAACGCGTCACCCTGACGACCCACACCGTCACGGAGGGACACCGCGTCGAGGCGGGGCTCCGGCGGGAGGAGATCGACATCGTCACGTCGCACCGTCGGGCCGGAGGAGCTCCACTCCCGTGA
- a CDS encoding type II CAAX endopeptidase family protein codes for MQPEQDAPTAARPSSAVRDLQVIVIALLVAVLLSRIVGGVARTGGLPSPVAQVLVADLAVWVPLVLGVGWVLRKSAPAALVRRLGLGWADAVAAIGIVIVCRGLDAVLSVAFFGVTGLTPQPTLGTPDVLLLVVSAIGVCLVSPVLEEIVFRGVMQRRLSAELTPRTRFLAVLVTAFAFALMHLAISTTTSSVAGFEVFVTTFVLGLLTGTLVAMTGRLGGAIVAHVLFNTVAVVLTWPR; via the coding sequence ATGCAGCCCGAACAGGACGCGCCGACCGCCGCCCGCCCCTCCTCGGCGGTGCGGGACCTGCAGGTCATCGTGATCGCGCTCCTGGTCGCCGTGCTGCTGTCCCGCATCGTCGGTGGCGTCGCCCGGACTGGGGGTCTGCCCTCCCCGGTCGCGCAGGTGCTGGTCGCCGACCTGGCGGTGTGGGTGCCACTCGTGCTCGGTGTCGGGTGGGTGCTCCGGAAGTCCGCTCCGGCTGCCCTCGTGCGCCGGCTCGGGCTCGGGTGGGCCGATGCCGTCGCGGCCATCGGCATCGTCATCGTGTGCCGCGGGCTCGATGCCGTGCTGTCCGTCGCGTTCTTCGGTGTGACCGGGCTGACGCCGCAGCCGACCCTCGGCACGCCAGACGTGCTGCTGCTCGTGGTCTCGGCGATCGGGGTGTGCCTGGTCAGCCCGGTGCTCGAGGAGATCGTGTTCCGGGGCGTCATGCAGCGCCGGCTGTCGGCCGAGCTGACGCCACGCACGCGGTTCCTCGCGGTGCTGGTGACCGCGTTCGCGTTCGCGCTGATGCACCTGGCGATCAGCACGACCACGTCGTCGGTCGCGGGCTTCGAGGTCTTCGTGACGACGTTCGTGCTCGGCCTGCTGACGGGGACGCTCGTCGCCATGACCGGACGCCTCGGCGGGGCGATCGTGGCGCACGTCCTGTTCAACACCGTGGCCGTCGTGCTCACCTGGCCGCGCTGA
- a CDS encoding MarR family transcriptional regulator encodes MSASPPPMSDADQDRLLDEAVAAFYSAQVEHAHLMQHLAVTHDLNPVDLRALKFLGAVDDDRTPKELGGYLEMGTGAVTALLDRLTKRGLLDRVRNPDDRRSVRIELSADGFAVVGTLRAAYRRALRQSLPPESTEVFIHFTERVSHAFREASVD; translated from the coding sequence ATGAGCGCGAGCCCTCCTCCGATGAGTGACGCCGACCAGGATCGCCTGCTGGACGAGGCGGTCGCCGCGTTCTACAGCGCTCAGGTCGAGCACGCGCACCTGATGCAGCACCTCGCCGTCACGCACGACCTGAACCCGGTCGACCTCCGCGCGCTGAAGTTCCTCGGCGCAGTCGACGACGACCGCACGCCGAAGGAACTCGGCGGGTACCTGGAGATGGGGACGGGAGCCGTCACCGCCCTGCTCGACCGTCTGACCAAGCGAGGCCTGCTCGATCGTGTCCGCAACCCGGACGACCGCCGGAGCGTGCGGATCGAGCTGAGCGCCGACGGGTTCGCGGTGGTCGGGACGCTCCGGGCCGCCTACCGCCGGGCACTCCGGCAGTCCTTGCCGCCGGAGAGCACGGAGGTGTTCATCCACTTCACCGAACGCGTGTCGCACGCCTTCCGCGAAGCCAGCGTCGACTGA